GCGGCCTGGCTCAAGCAGAACGGTCGGCCCTTCTCCCGCGAGGCCTCGATGGCGAAGTTGTACGCCTCCGAGCTGGCCATGCGCGTCACCTCGCAGGCGGTGCAGATCCACGGCGGGTACGGCTACATGAAGGAGTACCCTGTCGAGCGGATGATGCGGGACGCGAAGATCTGCGAGATCGGAGAAGGAACCAGTGAGATTCAACGGTTGGTGATCGCGCGATCGCTCCTGCGGGAGTTGAACGGCGGCCCGGCCTGAACCCAAGCGGCAAGGAACGTGTGGCGAGGAACGGGAAGGGAACTGGCGGGTGAAACGTGAAATTCTGATGAGCACCACCGGCGAGGAGACGCGAGTCGCGATCCTCGAGGATGAGTTGCTCGTAGAACTGATGGTCGAGCGTCCGGACTCGACGCGCATCGTGGGGGATATCTACCTCGGCCGCGTCGAGGCGGTGCTGCCCGGGATCCAGGCAGCCTTCATCGACATCGGAACCGAGAAGGCTGCCTTTCTACACGTCTCGGACATCGCCAACGAGGACGACGAAGAGGAGGAGTCGGCCCCGGAGGAGGAAGCGGGGGAGAGCGAGGGCGGCACCCGGCGGCGAACGCGTCGCTACCCGCCGATCCAGGACCTGGTGCAGAAGGGACAGGAGCTTCTGGTCCAGGTCACCAAGGAGCCGATCAGTACCAAGGGCCCCAGGGTGACCGCGCACATCTCCCTCCCCGGGCGCTTTCTCGTCTACATGCCGACGTCCGACCACGTCGGCGTCTCGCGCAAGATCGAGGATCGCGAGGAGCGGGCGCGTCTTCGTGCCCTCGCCCGGGAGATCCTTCCCGAGGACGCGGGCGGCGTCATCGTGCGCACGGTGGGGGAGGAGCTGACCCAGGAGACGTTCGAGCGCGAGCTGAAATCGCTGCTCGCCACCTGGAAGCAGATCAAGCGTCGCGCGGCGCGGGCTCGCGCACCGGCGGCGATCCATCGTGAAGCCAAGCTCACCAAGGGGATCATCCGTGACCTCTTCTCCGTCAAGGTCGATTCCCTCATCATCGACAGCCAGGCGGTCTACGACGAGGTCCGTCAGTACCTGGACAGCGTGGACCCGTCGCTGATCGAGCGGGTGCACCTCTACCAGGATCCGCTCCCCCTCTTCGACGCCTACGAGATCGAGACGGAGATCCAGGAGGCCTTTCAGCGCCGGGTGATGCTCCCCTCGGGAGGCTACATCATCATCGAGCCGACCGAAGCGCTGGTCTCGATCGACGTCAACACTGGTCGCTATACAGGGAAGAAGGACCCCGAAAAGACCATCCTGAGGACCAACCTGGACGCCGCGCGCGAGATCGCCCGGCAGCTACGCCTGCGCGACATCGGCGGGATCATCGTCTGCGACTTCATCGACATGGAGTCGAAGCAGAACCGGGAGAAGGTCCTTCAGGAGCTGCGCACACACCTCGCCCGGGACCGGGCGCGCACCAAGGCGTTCCAGGTCTCCGAGCTGGGGCTGATCGAGATGACGCGGCAGCGCGTGCGCCCGTCGCTCTACCACACCCAGACCGAGGCGTGCCCCACCTGCGGCGGGACCGGCCGGATCTTCACCCCCGAGACCGTGGTCCGGCGGATCGAGCGGGCCATTCGGCGCCTGAGCGTCGACTCGCGGGAGCGCCAGCTCCTCGTGCGGGTGCACCCCGAGGTCGCCCTCTACCTGCTGGAGGAGGAACCCACCTTCCTCAAGCGCATGGAGAAGGATGCCCGCCTGCAGATCAACCTGCGTGACGACCCGCTCATGCAGCCGGACCAGTTCCGCCTCCTCGCGGGTCCCGGACATCAAGACGTGACGCAGAGGTACGCGCTAGGGTAAGAATGCGGATTACGAATTACGAATTACGAATTACGCTTTTGTTATCCGGAGCGGAGCGCTGCAGGGGCGGAGTGAAGGATCGGACACCGTGGCGGTACCCGCGTGCGACCCCTCGCTCGCACTCGAGATGAATGGCCGGCTCGGCTACCCAATAATTCGTAATTCGTAATTTGCTGCCCGAACCTGGCAGCGGCCCGCAGCGGCGAGAGGGTACAGGGGCGGGGTAGGCGGGGGCGCTAGGTGGGAGAAGCGAGAAGCTAGAAGTTGGGAGTGAGCAGTTGATGAGCGGGCAGCACGAGGAAGGGAAGTCAGAAGCCAGGAGCCAGAAGCCCCTCCCCGTTGACTTCCCCTCCTTCTTTCTCCATAATTCCGTCTTGCGTTTTTTCTGGAACAGCAATCAAGCGACAGGAGCCGGCTTCACCATGTACGCCATCATTCGCACCGGCGGCAAGCAGTTCCGGGCCGAGCCCGGGCAGACTCTTCGGGTGCCCGCGCTGAACGCGGAAGCGGGAGAGACTGTCACCTTCGACGAGGTGCTGCTGGGGGCCACCGATAGCGAGGTGAAGGTGGGGGCGCCGCTGGTGGGTGGCGCGGCGGTGACCGCCGAGGTGGTGAAGCATGGCAAGGGCGAGAAGATCATCATCTTCAAGCACAAGCGCCGCAAGAACTATCGTCGCAAGCAGGGGCATCGGCAGAAGTATACCGAGGTCCGCATCGGCGAGATCAATCTGGGGTGAGGAGCTGAATCATGGCACATAAGAAGGGCGGCGGCTCGACCCGTAACGGCCGCGATTCGCAGGCGCAGCGGCTCGGCGTGAAGAAGTTCGGCGGCGAGCGGGTGCTGG
The Longimicrobiaceae bacterium DNA segment above includes these coding regions:
- a CDS encoding Rne/Rng family ribonuclease, with protein sequence MSTTGEETRVAILEDELLVELMVERPDSTRIVGDIYLGRVEAVLPGIQAAFIDIGTEKAAFLHVSDIANEDDEEEESAPEEEAGESEGGTRRRTRRYPPIQDLVQKGQELLVQVTKEPISTKGPRVTAHISLPGRFLVYMPTSDHVGVSRKIEDREERARLRALAREILPEDAGGVIVRTVGEELTQETFERELKSLLATWKQIKRRAARARAPAAIHREAKLTKGIIRDLFSVKVDSLIIDSQAVYDEVRQYLDSVDPSLIERVHLYQDPLPLFDAYEIETEIQEAFQRRVMLPSGGYIIIEPTEALVSIDVNTGRYTGKKDPEKTILRTNLDAAREIARQLRLRDIGGIIVCDFIDMESKQNREKVLQELRTHLARDRARTKAFQVSELGLIEMTRQRVRPSLYHTQTEACPTCGGTGRIFTPETVVRRIERAIRRLSVDSRERQLLVRVHPEVALYLLEEEPTFLKRMEKDARLQINLRDDPLMQPDQFRLLAGPGHQDVTQRYALG
- the rplU gene encoding 50S ribosomal protein L21, with product MYAIIRTGGKQFRAEPGQTLRVPALNAEAGETVTFDEVLLGATDSEVKVGAPLVGGAAVTAEVVKHGKGEKIIIFKHKRRKNYRRKQGHRQKYTEVRIGEINLG